A genome region from Hippopotamus amphibius kiboko isolate mHipAmp2 chromosome 1, mHipAmp2.hap2, whole genome shotgun sequence includes the following:
- the FAM110D gene encoding protein FAM110D — protein MLLASPSTPSRGRTPSAVERLEADKAKYVKTHQVIARRQEPALRGGPRPLTPHPCNELGPPPSPRTPGPARRGSGRRLPRPDSLIFYRQKRDCKASVNKENAKGQGLVRRLFLGAPRDVASSSPGSTERPAAPGGWAAPQDAPEAAGKRALCPTCSLPLSEKERFFNYCGLERALVEVLGAERFSPQSWGADASPQPGTSPPPGSGDASDWTSSDGGADRRDGAEGGGSEAAGSARDGRPPVSVVERNARVIQWLYGCQRARGPPRESEV, from the coding sequence AtgctcctggcctctccctccaccccgtCCAGGGGACGGACCCCCAGCGCCGTGGAGAGGCTGGAGGCCGACAAAGCCAAGTATGTCAAGACGCACCAGGTGATAGCGCGACGCCAGGAGCCAGCTCTGCGTGGGGGTCCCAGGCCGCTCACACCGCACCCCTGTAACGAGCTGGGGCCCCCTCCATCGCCTAGGACGCCCGGGCCCGCCCGCCGGGGCAGTGGCAGGCGGCTGCCAAGGCCTGATTCCCTCATCTTCTACCGCCAGAAGCGGGACTGCAAGGCTTCGGTGAACAAAGAGAACGCCAAAGGCCAGGGGCTGGTGCGTCGCCTCTTCCTGGGCGCCCCCCGAGACGTCGCTTCGAGCAGCCCAGGCTCAACGGAGCGACCCGCGGCTCCTGGGGGTTGGGCCGCGCCCCAAGATGCCCCGGAAGCAGCGGGCAAGCGGGCATTGTGCCCCACGTGCTCGCTGCCCCTGTCGGAGAAGGAGCGCTTCTTCAACTACTGCGGCCTGGAGCGCGCGCTGGTGGAGGTGCTGGGCGCCGAGCGCTTCTCTCCGCAGAGCTGGGGCGCCGACGCCAGCCCCCAGCCCGGAACGTCGCCGCCGCCCGGCTCCGGGGACGCCAGCGACTGGACGTCCAGCGACGGCGGCGCAGATCGTCGGGACGGTGCGGAGGGCGGCGGCTCCGAGGCGGCGGGCTCGGCGCGGGACGGGCGCCCCCCGGTGTCGGTGGTGGAGCGCAACGCGCGCGTCATCCAGTGGCTGTACGGCTGCCAGCGCGCCCGCGGCCCGCCGCGCGAGTCCGAGGTGTGA
- the ZNF593OS gene encoding putative transmembrane protein ZNF593OS, with protein sequence MTFSLLKKGPKDLGRQTLVSILRGHGSLAYERTSGRLAVPTMRFRRLTPGYFRVLQMQIAGELKAEPRSPLVGIVAALLAVLGLGGSCYAVWKMVGQRRPPQAP encoded by the exons ATGACCTTCAGCCTCCTCAAAAAGGGGCCAAAAG acCTGGGAAGGCAGACGCTGGTGAGCATCCTCCGAGGGCATGGCTCTCTTGCGTATGAGAG GACATCAGGGAGACTAGCGGTACCCACCATGCGATTTCGGCGCCTGACCCCTGGCTACTTCCGAGTGCTACAG ATGCAGATAGCCGGGGAGCTGAAGGCAGAGCCCCGGAGTCCGCTGGTGGGGATTGTGGCTGCACTGCTGGCTGTCCTCGGGCTGGGCGGCTCCTGCTATGCTGTCTGGAAGATGGTGGGGCAGCGGCGGCCGCCACAGGCTCCGTGA
- the ZNF593 gene encoding zinc finger protein 593, translating into MGRSRRTGAHRAHSLARQMKAKRRRPDLDEIHRELRPQVAARPRPDPGAEPDPDLPGGGLHRCLACARYFIDSANLKTHFRSKDHKKRLKQLSVEPYSQEEAERAAGMGSYVPPQRLAVPTEVSTEVPEMDTSS; encoded by the exons ATGGGTCGCTCCCGCCGGACGGGCGCGCACCGAGCGCACTCCCTGGCCCGCCAGATGAAGGCGAAGCGGCGGCGGCCGGACCTGGATGAGATTCACCGCGAGTTGCGGCCCCAGGTTGCCGCACGGCCCCGGCCAGACCCAGGCGCGGAACCTGATCCCGACCTGCCAGGGGGCGGCCTGCATCGCTGTCTGGCCTGCGC GAGGTACTTCATCGATTCTGCCAACCTGAAGACCCACTTCCGATCCAAAGACCACAAGAAAAG GCTGAAGCAGCTGAGTGTGGAGCCCTACAGTCAGGAAGAAGCAGAAAGGGCTGCGGGTATGGGTTCCTATGTTCCTCCCCAGCGGCTGGCAGTGCCCACAGAAGTATCCACTGAGGTCCCTGAGATGGACACGTCTTCCTGA
- the C1H1orf232 gene encoding uncharacterized protein C1orf232 homolog, translated as MNQAFWKTYKSKVLQTLSGESEEDLAEEKENPVLVESEMAEPTEETFHPMSQLARRVQGVGVKGWLTMSSLFNKEDEDKLLSPEPCADHPLAAQSGSPAAAAARGPGFWEAFASRWQQQQAAAASMLRGAEATPEPDPEAGDEAAERPEPREADPAAGFTWGFLTHKLAEMRVKSAPKGD; from the exons ATGAACCAGGCCTTCTGGAAAACCTACAAGTCCAAAGTGCTCCAGACCCTGAGTGGGGAATCTGAGGAGGATCTGGCAGAAGAG aaggagaaccCAGTTTTAGTGGAGTCTGAGATGGCAGAACCAACTGAAGAGACCTTCCATCCCATGTCACAGCTGGCCCGCCGG GTTCAGGGGGTCGGGGTGAAAGGTTGGCTGACAATGTCGTCTCTGTTTAACAAAGAAGATGAGGACAAGCTGCTGTCACCAGAGCCCTGTGCTGacca CCCGCTGGCGGCGCAGTCCGGCtctccggcggcggcggcggcgcgcgggcccGGGTTCTGGGAAGCGTTCGCCAGcaggtggcagcagcagcaggcggCGGCCGCGTCCATGCTGCGCGGCGCGGAAGCCACCCCAGAGCCGGACCCTGAAGCCGGGGACGAGGCTGCCGAGCGCCCCGAGCCGCGGGAAGCCGATCCCGCGGCGGGTTTCACGTGGGGCTTCCTCACCCACAAACTAGCCGAGATGAGGGTGAAATCTGCGCCCAAGGGCGACTAG